The Terriglobales bacterium nucleotide sequence TGCCGTTTGAAGTTTCGGATTGATCAGGCTTTAGCCGCTGCGGTTGTGTTTCTCGATGGAGTTAGCTATTTAGGTTTCGGGCAACCGATTTAAGATTTTCGGTCACGAAGCGGAGTCCACCGCAGCGGCTAAAGCCGGATCCATCATGGATTTTGTCCCGGCACGGCTAAAGCCGATGCCCCTCCCTAAATTGCTAGATTCCTAATTTGGACAAGCCTGCAGCATGCTGCGTCTCACGCTTGTTCTTAAACCTGTCATCCTGAGCCCTCTTTTGGGCGAAGGACCTCTCGAGATGTGTCAGCTTCGAAGTCCTGTCCCGGCATTTTGGCCAAAGATCTTCGTGTAGCCGTGGAATTGTTAAGCTCTTAACTGGCCTTGGCCAGCGCGTCTTTTCTCAAGTGCCCAAGCAGTGCCGTTTGTGCCCTGGTCGGATAGCGATATTTCAGGCGCACGACACCAATTCGCCGTTGACTATGCTTGTCCCCGATCTTCACGAACCGGCAACCAGGCATATCACTGACCGCCATTTGCGGCACCACCGAGACTCCCATTCCCGCTGACACCATCGCGAGAATCGTTGCGAACTGCCCACTCTCAAAGACCACTTTGGGATTGATCCGCGACTGGCGGCACGCCTGCAGAGCATTCTCGCGAAAGCAATGACCTTCCTTCAGCAAGAGAAATGGTTCTTCGCGTAAGTCATCGAGCCTGAGTGAGCGACGCCTCGCCAATGGATGCTCCTTCGGCAACACCGCAAACAGCGATTCCTGCATTAGCTCGCTTACGATCAGTTCACCGCCTGACACCGGCAGCGCCAAGAGCGCCAAGTCGATGGTTCCTTCATGCAATCGCTCGAGCAGCGTTGGTGTGATCTCTTCTACTATGCTCACCGACACGCTGGGATGCTGGCGTCCGAAGCTGCTCAACATGGGGGGCAGCAGATAAGGAGCGACCGTGGGAATCGCTCCCAGCACTACTTCTCCGCTCTCAACGCTGGCCATCTCGCGAATCTCGACGCGCGCTTCGCCGATCTGCCGCAAGATCGCCTGGGCTTTGGGAAGAAACGCCTTCCCAAATTGGGTTAAGCGCGCGGAGCGCGGCAGGCGGTCAAAGAGTTTTGCTCCCAGCTCATCTTCGAGTTTATGGATCTGCTGCGAGAGCGACGGCTGTGCTACCCGCGCGGCCTCAGCGGCACGAGTAAAGTTACCGGATTCGGCGACAGCGCAAAAATAGCGGAGCTGATGAACTTCCATAAATTTGCAATCTGCATCGCGGAAGCACGGCGAACACGAAGGCAAGGCGTGAGGTCACCAAGCGGAGGGAATCCGAAGGAAAATTCGGACCGTTGAGCGATTTTGAAATTCGTGACCTCTTCAGTTGCCTTCGTGACCTTCGTGTTCGCCTTTCAGGCCGTTGCCAGCGATGTGTTTTGCCTATAACAAACATTGTAACGATAGATTAGACCTATGGCCAGCAAAGGACGGCACGCGTTAGGGGCAAAAAGAACGGAGCTGCTCGCGCAGCCCCGTGTAGTCGGAAGGGCAATGTTGTTTAGGGAAGCACGAAATGTCCGCGGCGGTTCGAATGCCAGCACTCTTCGTTCGAGTCCGTGCAGAACGGCTGCTCTTTACCCACGCTGTTGGTCGTGATGCGATTGCCGGAGACGCCCTGCTTCACCAGCGCCTGCTTTACGGCCTCAGCGCGGCTCGCGCCTAAAGCCAGGTTGTACTCTTCCGATCCGCGCTCATCGCAATGGCCCACAACCTGGAACGCCACCTCCGGATGTTCCTGAAGGAAGTTGGTATTTGATGCAATCAGTTGTGAGGTTTCGTTATCGATTTCGTAGGAATCGTAAGCGAAGAACGCATCTTTGACATTGCGTTCGAAAAGCTCACGCAAGCTAGGTTGCACGGTCACTGCTACCGGAGGAGGCGGTACGCTGACGGTGAGCCGCGCAGTGGCATCGGAAGTTCCACCGGGACCCTTGGCAACGAGGCGATACGTGGTCGAGTCCGCTGGATTGACGCTAATCGAACCGTTCAAATCCAGCGATCCAAGCGACTCGATCGTGACGTCGGTGGCATCCTTGGATTCCCACGTAAGCTTTGCCGACTCTCCCTTTTTGATCTCCTGCGGAGACACGCTGAGAGTAACCGTTGGCTGCGGCGGCGGTGGCGGAGGCGGCTCAACCTTTGCCGCCACGGGCTTCTTGGCGCAGCCGGCGATGAGAAGCATTGCCGCTGCGAGAGTGAGAACAAATGTAAATAATGGTGCGCGAGACTTCATAAACTTCTCCTTTTTGTGGATCACACAGATCCATTCAGTCGCTTTGTTGGCGCGGAATAACAGCCTAAAGGAGCAACAATTCAGAGATGCTGGATCAGCAGCGTAGGCTACAACTTAAATGCAGCGAACCCGGTAACTCCAAAGTGGTACTTCCCACTCTCGAAGTCGTTCGAAGCTCCTGCACGACGAAGAGCAGCCCGACGAAAAAGGCGCTTGCGCCGATTAGCGCATTGAAGAGCGCCGCCGCACGTTGCGCGCGAAGCGCACTCATCGGTCCATGCACCACGATGTAGGGAACATGCACGACCGGCGTCATCAACAGCGCAAGGATTGTGAGACTCGCGACGATCAGGAGCCCAACAACGATTAGCCGCGAGTTCATGGAGAGAGTATCCCCGGGGTGCCAGCCGAAAATCAATCCAGAGTTTCTGAATTAGGTAACAGGAGTCGTAGGACGTTGGGTGAAGACACTAAGGGCTCGCTAGGCTAAGGTAACCGACAGCACACCGCGATGTGCACATGTCACGGCCAATCGCAAGACCCGAGTCACTGCATCTTGAGTTCCGAAATAGGAGATTCTGGCGAAGTGTCTGAATAAAAAAAGGCGGCCGAAGCCGCCCTTTTTTATTTCGTGAACTGTTGAAGCCTACACGCCACCTTCAGTTCCAGTCGCTTGCTGCGCGCGTCCAACCACATTTTGTGTCTGGTTGCGAACTGCGCTGATGCCTGAGCGCACGCGCTCCTTGCCCTGATCTACCAATTCGCGAGCGCTATCCTGCAGATCGCTCGCGCGCTCCGCCAAATTGTTCCGCGTTTCTTCGCCGCTCAGGGGCGCAAATAGCACACCCAGGCCAACACCAATTCCAAGTCCAATGAGAAAACCTTTCATGCAGTCCTCCAGCTAAAATTGTACGGGGAGTCTCGTTCTAGTCCGGCCGCTACCTTACAGATGCCGCTTGAGTGCTAGAGTTTGCCGCACCACGATTGCAGCAGCTCTCGGTGAATGCCGGGTGCGATTGCTGGCAGCTGAGTTTAGCCTTTGCACTCCGGACACGGGCACTCGCGGCGCAGGAATTCCCAGGAGTAAATGCCGCTGCTGTGGCCGTCGTTCCAGTGAAAGTTGATTGCGTATTTGCCTACGGGAGCGACTTCTAACGGGCGCACAGGCTCCTTATA carries:
- a CDS encoding OmpA family protein, with amino-acid sequence MKSRAPLFTFVLTLAAAMLLIAGCAKKPVAAKVEPPPPPPPQPTVTLSVSPQEIKKGESAKLTWESKDATDVTIESLGSLDLNGSISVNPADSTTYRLVAKGPGGTSDATARLTVSVPPPPVAVTVQPSLRELFERNVKDAFFAYDSYEIDNETSQLIASNTNFLQEHPEVAFQVVGHCDERGSEEYNLALGASRAEAVKQALVKQGVSGNRITTNSVGKEQPFCTDSNEECWHSNRRGHFVLP
- a CDS encoding LysR family transcriptional regulator → MEVHQLRYFCAVAESGNFTRAAEAARVAQPSLSQQIHKLEDELGAKLFDRLPRSARLTQFGKAFLPKAQAILRQIGEARVEIREMASVESGEVVLGAIPTVAPYLLPPMLSSFGRQHPSVSVSIVEEITPTLLERLHEGTIDLALLALPVSGGELIVSELMQESLFAVLPKEHPLARRRSLRLDDLREEPFLLLKEGHCFRENALQACRQSRINPKVVFESGQFATILAMVSAGMGVSVVPQMAVSDMPGCRFVKIGDKHSQRRIGVVRLKYRYPTRAQTALLGHLRKDALAKAS
- a CDS encoding YtxH domain-containing protein, with the translated sequence MKGFLIGLGIGVGLGVLFAPLSGEETRNNLAERASDLQDSARELVDQGKERVRSGISAVRNQTQNVVGRAQQATGTEGGV